One segment of Thioflexithrix psekupsensis DNA contains the following:
- a CDS encoding N-6 DNA methylase — protein sequence MQVVYFKTFLKQVYEDFYTAYNPKDADKLGIVYTPQEAARFIISGCDWLAREHFDKFLIDKDLDILDPCMGTGTFIIDLLDFWRGQQKDLMRKFAQEVHANEVSILSYYIACLNIEQTFYDITNQWQEFKGLCFVNTLDNVGFSKRIATTVNFFSNNNSRSKSLA from the coding sequence TTGCAAGTCGTTTATTTTAAGACGTTTTTAAAACAAGTTTATGAGGATTTTTACACCGCTTATAATCCTAAAGATGCCGATAAATTAGGCATTGTTTATACGCCACAAGAAGCGGCGCGTTTTATTATTTCGGGTTGTGATTGGTTGGCACGGGAGCATTTTGATAAGTTTTTGATTGATAAGGATTTAGATATTTTAGACCCTTGCATGGGAACGGGAACTTTTATTATTGATTTATTGGATTTTTGGCGCGGTCAACAGAAGGATTTAATGCGTAAATTTGCGCAGGAAGTTCATGCCAATGAAGTGTCTATTTTGTCTTATTATATTGCGTGTTTAAATATTGAACAAACTTTTTATGATATAACGAATCAATGGCAGGAATTTAAGGGCTTATGTTTCGTTAATACATTGGATAATGTCGGCTTTAGTAAACGCATCGCTACGACCGTTAATTTCTTTTCTAATAATAATTCACGGTCAAAAAGTCTGGCTTGA
- a CDS encoding hybrid sensor histidine kinase/response regulator, whose product MFKSEYLENLQQHLAAESHQLYDALATLADVDSDTAAQQHALHQAQHYLQQLEASADRLRLHALQKICLRMQNQLSEFPSEITPRLARCRDMERWPQHISHYLVSPEDERVRLRLLQATGLFNDHESIGLSEELAEDITHLEHPPLTEDSPPIPTDNILLLETDLDTLAEEAPNELLLAKEDSELDWEEARAVPELEMPNDAHEKLLSLAQAEEAQTENNAAEEAFSEKLFHAQVDDLLEEDMPTRPELDMPALADTEESTEKEDDTPHVNLSLDSSESNRVLDDLVFDDIDLQKYWPAEEEHSIEDLLEHDDTADLHDEGLNDLPVILPDEQLDALIDEVSFADPSQEHLMLDEQLLTPEKTDISSSENHEEDVNRRLTRNKFEQLSNHIVSISDELAQNLQQFVTQDEDSEDFLNAVEYYTNHIQGLWELAEAAQLKGVQEVCTLINDNFFELSAQSQTTRFAAHDLLAQTPHLLLDYLQTPRESAPHLIKQLQHPQWPQPLTPEKAEALQKQLIQETIVSKIEYTPSRPTSSATKVVSVVTAVTPVATRAVVVKPAPPENRTPPAEPTNEFDDLDELDDLDDLDDDYINQQIEQNYNFIRADLGDAFIDDDTALASENATVTPNLPATDVTQDDTSDELTNESADDAEIDLPLFSESLLLEQETEQNDIADFPPPESTLENDNDPFIDDSNETDPLETAEITEELTDELASPNEDEPETLEASEALEELGELDALEALEASEALSELGELDALGALEDSETLGELDELPEAIAPSNESDITTNESDWSLTDANTLDVLRQEIAEAMAELEKATHKFLSAEDDSEALLESVEQYTDNVQAISDASERAQIAGITNVCQFINDNFFELSTHGYAIRRAAGPYLSAWPSLLQHYLQQPHIAAPLLVKHLTHVAWPMPLKSEQAHALLSRLTQGQNIDLPLDETPEEQSHPFAPAEAPEPAHTAVLTLTDPDTLQLIIGQLIDSTESLEELRVNLTQPTADTDKFALAEAYTEQVQALWDVADMAKLTGVQAVCEFANNNIMGLAAEEGDIAEETQQLFAEWPGYLLAYLEQTTADSIQALVKQLQHPAWPSPLDDTAAEELQQQLTPTSDLSVTASLPESEPELIVQLADPDTLSLVIGQVVDTQEQTNELLEQLLTSEGDELLTAAATYTESVQGLWETADMAGLTGLQNICSHINDNVMLLASFDTPQRAERKGIFADWLTNVQNYLESPVSGATALLEHLQDSRWPQPLDAEDVPTWRDNLLPTPRQNVASQPQTEFILAAPETLDLVREQLNDMMPELTAALEECVAMETENPALLEAIENYTNQVQALWDAADMAGLQGLQEVCTFVNDNLMAMGAQSVEQRNTLRPYLAAWPSLVLDYLSQPLTGVQPLLAHLQAAEWPQPLDAAQTQHLHALLTQPSSSVEQRAAYETQLATESAYAPTADNESESEAEEEDDSEREPPSELAVDSSGEVSLGSAEALEILTGELQESKDELAEQMAIYLSLESNAPGFAEATENYTDIIMRLHTAAEMLGLEGLQSVCIFLSENVRQLGEKDKAARQKAKKWLELWPEQIMAYLQSPQEHVVALVNNFREPEWARPLSDDTAHHLLNQLMQGSTVEESEEEAAAYARQTEAKPEDVLLTIPGDVNRELLEAYLQEVPQHAADFSEVIQNIIADPQVPDIERAQRIAHTLKGSSNIIGIKGIANIAHHLEDTLEYLAQKRVTPPKELTDTMVAAADCLESMVDALTGQDDPPDNALQVLQSVLDWANQIDKGKLNAPPAAAASAGGSKPAAAPKAKKTEAATTEEKTQDAGGAVAAGSPEQFLRVPTRTVDDLMRLVGELSIAAGQIQERLRHVTGSTRLLIDQSMILQRKTFELENLVDVRGITGVETRYAETAEFDEDFDPLEFEEYNELHSVAHSFIESIADSRELAVSIRTDLAELESMFIQQERLNKEFQATIMTTRMVPVATIVSKLQRNVRQTCRATGKKAELDVLGTDIMIDSDVLDKLGDPLMHILRNSIDHGIEPADERAILGKDESGRIELKFYREGNNIVVSCKDDGAGLNYTNIRYTAIQRGLITETQELSEPELARLILMSGFSTKSGVTQVSGRGVGMDVVHTNIREMKGTLDIISETGHGTQMLIKLPMSLVTVHVLLVRVGQNRYGIPTNHLEQALAAGVSEFHRVGDEVTLKMGKHMYSLKSLADLLGVAGDKPSIEGYEHRPIVLVHEETGVTAVIVDELLDTHDLVMKNMGKYVKNIHGVAGASILGDGSLVPLLDLPQLLRSPMQAAMNSYMAEQGLDPHNLAATPQGIPKVLIVDDSLSVRKSLSILVEDAGFEVLLAKDGVEAIEVMSQNKPNVMLVDMEMPRMNGLELTSHVRANPTTKTMPIFMITSRTTEKHREQARSAGVSAYLTKPYQDTELLDLIDKGLAGKM is encoded by the coding sequence ATGTTCAAATCGGAATACTTGGAAAATTTACAGCAACACCTCGCCGCTGAGTCTCATCAACTATACGACGCACTGGCGACGTTGGCGGATGTTGACAGCGATACCGCCGCGCAGCAACACGCCTTACACCAAGCCCAACACTACTTGCAACAGCTTGAAGCGTCTGCGGATCGCTTGCGTCTGCACGCCCTTCAAAAAATTTGCCTGCGGATGCAAAACCAACTGTCTGAATTTCCCTCAGAAATCACTCCCCGCCTAGCACGCTGCCGCGATATGGAACGCTGGCCGCAGCATATCAGTCATTATTTGGTTTCTCCAGAAGATGAGCGGGTGCGTTTGCGTCTGCTTCAAGCCACAGGCTTATTTAATGATCACGAGTCAATCGGTCTCAGTGAAGAACTGGCCGAAGACATCACCCATTTAGAGCATCCCCCGCTCACAGAGGATTCTCCCCCAATCCCCACCGACAATATTTTACTGCTAGAGACCGATTTAGACACATTAGCCGAAGAAGCCCCCAACGAATTACTTCTTGCCAAAGAAGATTCCGAACTGGATTGGGAAGAGGCGCGGGCGGTGCCTGAACTAGAAATGCCCAATGACGCGCATGAAAAACTGTTGTCTCTCGCACAAGCCGAAGAAGCACAAACAGAAAATAACGCCGCAGAGGAGGCCTTCAGCGAAAAATTATTTCATGCACAAGTTGATGATTTACTAGAAGAAGACATGCCTACACGGCCAGAACTTGACATGCCTGCATTAGCAGACACCGAGGAAAGCACAGAAAAAGAAGATGACACCCCCCATGTCAATCTTTCTCTTGATTCCTCAGAATCAAACCGTGTACTAGACGATCTCGTCTTCGACGACATCGATCTGCAAAAATACTGGCCTGCCGAAGAGGAACACTCCATTGAAGACCTCCTTGAGCATGACGACACCGCCGACCTTCACGACGAAGGGCTAAACGACCTTCCCGTCATTTTACCCGACGAACAATTGGACGCACTGATTGACGAAGTGTCTTTTGCCGACCCCAGTCAAGAACACCTCATGCTGGATGAGCAGTTGCTCACGCCAGAAAAAACGGATATTTCCAGCTCTGAAAACCACGAGGAAGATGTCAATCGTCGCCTCACGCGCAACAAATTCGAGCAATTATCCAACCACATTGTCAGTATCAGCGACGAATTAGCGCAAAATTTACAACAATTTGTCACGCAAGACGAAGACAGTGAAGATTTCTTAAATGCCGTAGAATATTATACAAATCATATTCAAGGGCTGTGGGAATTAGCGGAGGCCGCACAACTCAAAGGTGTGCAAGAGGTTTGCACGCTTATCAATGATAATTTTTTTGAATTGAGTGCGCAAAGCCAAACCACCCGTTTTGCCGCGCACGATCTTCTGGCACAAACGCCCCATTTGCTATTGGATTACTTGCAAACGCCCCGCGAAAGCGCGCCCCATCTCATTAAACAGTTACAACATCCCCAATGGCCACAACCCTTAACACCAGAAAAAGCCGAAGCGTTACAAAAACAACTGATTCAAGAAACCATCGTTTCTAAAATTGAATACACCCCAAGTCGTCCCACCTCTTCTGCTACCAAAGTGGTTTCCGTAGTGACGGCGGTGACTCCTGTGGCGACCCGTGCTGTTGTTGTAAAACCTGCGCCGCCAGAAAATAGAACCCCCCCAGCAGAACCTACAAACGAATTCGACGATCTTGATGAACTCGACGATCTTGACGATCTTGATGATGATTACATCAACCAACAGATCGAACAAAATTACAATTTTATTCGTGCCGATTTAGGCGATGCTTTCATTGATGATGACACGGCTTTGGCTTCGGAAAACGCCACCGTTACGCCAAATCTGCCCGCGACAGACGTGACCCAAGACGACACGTCAGACGAATTGACAAACGAATCTGCTGACGATGCAGAAATCGATCTGCCATTATTCTCCGAATCGCTGTTATTAGAACAAGAAACAGAACAAAACGACATTGCCGATTTTCCCCCACCAGAATCAACACTGGAAAATGACAACGATCCATTCATCGACGATTCCAATGAGACAGACCCCTTAGAAACGGCAGAAATCACAGAAGAATTAACCGATGAACTCGCGTCTCCTAATGAAGATGAACCCGAAACACTAGAAGCCTCAGAAGCACTGGAAGAATTGGGTGAACTCGATGCGTTAGAAGCATTAGAAGCCTCAGAAGCCCTAAGCGAATTGGGTGAACTTGACGCATTAGGAGCGTTAGAAGACTCAGAAACATTAGGAGAACTCGACGAACTCCCCGAAGCAATCGCCCCATCAAACGAATCCGACATCACAACCAACGAAAGCGATTGGTCACTTACCGATGCCAATACCTTAGATGTGCTGCGTCAAGAAATTGCAGAGGCGATGGCTGAACTAGAAAAAGCCACACATAAATTTTTATCCGCCGAGGATGACAGCGAAGCCCTATTAGAATCCGTAGAGCAGTATACCGACAACGTCCAAGCCATCAGCGATGCCAGCGAACGCGCCCAAATCGCAGGCATTACCAACGTGTGCCAGTTCATCAATGACAACTTTTTTGAACTCAGCACGCATGGCTATGCGATCCGTCGTGCGGCGGGGCCTTACTTGTCGGCGTGGCCGTCCCTGTTGCAACACTATTTGCAGCAGCCCCACATTGCCGCGCCTTTATTGGTCAAGCACTTAACCCATGTGGCTTGGCCGATGCCTTTGAAATCAGAACAAGCCCACGCCCTTTTATCCCGATTAACACAAGGGCAAAATATCGATTTACCGCTTGACGAGACCCCTGAGGAACAGTCACACCCATTTGCTCCCGCAGAAGCACCAGAACCTGCTCACACAGCGGTACTGACCCTCACCGATCCCGATACCTTACAACTCATTATCGGACAACTGATCGACAGCACCGAATCTTTAGAAGAACTGCGTGTCAATTTAACCCAACCCACTGCCGACACCGATAAATTCGCCTTAGCCGAAGCCTACACCGAACAAGTCCAAGCCTTGTGGGATGTGGCTGATATGGCAAAATTAACGGGCGTTCAAGCCGTATGCGAATTTGCCAACAATAACATCATGGGTTTGGCGGCCGAAGAAGGCGACATTGCAGAAGAAACACAACAATTATTTGCCGAGTGGCCGGGCTATTTACTGGCTTACTTAGAACAAACCACCGCTGACAGTATTCAGGCACTGGTCAAACAATTACAACACCCCGCGTGGCCTTCACCCTTAGACGACACCGCTGCCGAAGAATTACAACAACAACTCACGCCAACCAGCGATCTATCCGTCACCGCATCCTTACCCGAATCAGAACCTGAACTGATCGTGCAACTCGCCGATCCAGACACGTTATCACTGGTTATTGGTCAAGTGGTGGATACACAAGAACAAACCAATGAATTATTAGAACAATTACTGACCAGCGAAGGCGACGAATTACTCACGGCGGCGGCGACTTATACGGAGAGTGTACAAGGTTTATGGGAAACGGCTGACATGGCCGGACTCACAGGATTACAAAACATCTGTAGTCATATCAATGACAACGTGATGTTACTTGCCAGTTTTGACACACCGCAGCGCGCCGAACGCAAAGGAATATTTGCCGATTGGCTGACAAACGTGCAGAATTATCTGGAGTCTCCCGTGTCTGGTGCGACGGCGTTACTAGAACACTTACAAGACTCGCGTTGGCCGCAGCCACTTGACGCAGAAGATGTTCCCACATGGCGTGATAATTTACTGCCCACACCGCGCCAAAACGTGGCCAGCCAACCCCAAACCGAATTTATCCTAGCCGCACCAGAGACTTTAGACCTTGTGCGGGAGCAACTTAACGACATGATGCCGGAACTCACGGCAGCCCTTGAGGAATGCGTAGCGATGGAAACCGAAAACCCCGCCCTTTTAGAAGCCATAGAAAACTACACCAACCAAGTGCAAGCCCTTTGGGATGCGGCTGACATGGCTGGGCTTCAGGGATTACAAGAAGTTTGTACCTTTGTCAACGACAATTTAATGGCGATGGGTGCGCAAAGCGTAGAACAACGCAACACCTTGCGCCCTTACTTAGCGGCATGGCCATCGCTCGTATTAGACTACTTGAGTCAACCGCTGACAGGTGTACAACCGCTATTAGCGCACTTACAAGCGGCGGAGTGGCCACAACCCCTAGACGCAGCACAAACCCAACATTTGCACGCGCTTTTAACGCAGCCCTCCAGTTCTGTAGAACAAAGAGCCGCTTACGAAACCCAACTGGCTACCGAATCCGCCTACGCGCCCACTGCTGACAACGAAAGCGAAAGCGAAGCCGAAGAGGAAGATGACAGTGAACGTGAGCCACCCTCTGAACTCGCTGTTGACAGCAGCGGTGAAGTGTCTTTAGGCAGTGCGGAAGCCTTAGAAATTTTAACGGGCGAATTACAAGAGTCTAAAGATGAATTAGCCGAACAAATGGCGATTTATCTCAGTTTAGAGAGTAACGCCCCTGGTTTTGCCGAAGCCACCGAAAATTACACCGACATTATCATGCGCTTACACACTGCGGCCGAAATGTTAGGTTTGGAAGGGTTGCAGAGCGTTTGTATTTTCTTATCTGAAAATGTGCGCCAATTGGGCGAAAAAGACAAAGCCGCACGACAAAAAGCGAAAAAATGGTTGGAATTATGGCCAGAACAAATCATGGCCTATTTACAATCTCCCCAAGAACACGTGGTGGCACTGGTTAATAATTTCCGTGAACCCGAATGGGCGCGTCCTTTATCCGATGACACCGCACACCATTTGCTCAATCAATTGATGCAAGGTTCTACGGTTGAAGAAAGCGAAGAAGAAGCCGCGGCCTATGCGCGTCAAACCGAAGCCAAACCCGAAGATGTTTTACTCACCATACCCGGTGATGTCAATCGTGAGCTGTTAGAAGCCTATTTGCAGGAAGTGCCGCAACATGCCGCGGACTTTTCTGAAGTGATTCAAAATATTATTGCCGATCCGCAAGTGCCAGATATTGAACGCGCCCAACGGATTGCGCACACGCTCAAGGGTTCATCGAATATTATTGGTATCAAGGGCATTGCCAATATTGCGCATCACCTTGAAGACACACTGGAATATTTGGCGCAAAAACGAGTCACGCCACCCAAAGAACTCACTGATACCATGGTGGCCGCCGCCGACTGTTTAGAAAGCATGGTGGACGCGCTGACAGGACAAGACGATCCGCCTGATAATGCCTTACAAGTCTTACAATCGGTGTTAGACTGGGCGAATCAGATCGACAAAGGCAAGTTAAACGCTCCGCCCGCCGCTGCCGCTTCTGCGGGAGGCAGCAAACCCGCCGCCGCACCCAAAGCGAAAAAAACCGAAGCCGCCACCACCGAAGAAAAAACCCAAGACGCAGGCGGAGCAGTCGCCGCGGGTTCTCCCGAACAATTCTTGCGCGTTCCCACGCGAACGGTTGATGACCTCATGCGTTTAGTTGGAGAATTATCAATTGCTGCGGGACAAATTCAGGAACGTTTACGCCATGTCACGGGCAGTACGCGGTTGTTGATCGACCAAAGTATGATTTTACAACGTAAAACGTTTGAATTAGAAAATCTGGTGGACGTGCGCGGAATCACGGGAGTAGAAACCCGTTATGCAGAAACGGCTGAATTTGACGAAGATTTTGACCCCTTAGAGTTTGAAGAATATAACGAATTACACAGCGTCGCCCACAGCTTTATCGAGTCCATCGCGGACTCCCGCGAATTAGCCGTTTCCATTCGCACGGATTTGGCCGAATTGGAAAGTATGTTTATTCAACAAGAGCGGCTGAATAAAGAATTCCAAGCCACCATTATGACCACGCGCATGGTGCCTGTGGCCACGATTGTGTCAAAACTACAGCGTAACGTGCGCCAAACCTGTCGCGCTACGGGGAAAAAAGCTGAATTGGACGTTCTCGGTACGGACATCATGATCGACAGCGATGTACTCGACAAACTGGGCGATCCATTGATGCACATTCTGCGGAATTCCATTGACCACGGTATTGAACCTGCCGACGAACGCGCTATTCTCGGTAAAGATGAATCGGGGCGTATTGAACTGAAATTTTACCGCGAAGGGAATAATATCGTGGTGAGTTGTAAAGATGATGGTGCAGGACTGAATTACACCAACATTCGTTATACCGCAATTCAACGCGGTCTCATCACCGAAACGCAAGAACTCAGCGAACCTGAATTGGCGCGTTTAATTCTCATGTCAGGATTTTCCACCAAATCAGGCGTAACGCAAGTGTCTGGGCGTGGTGTGGGCATGGACGTGGTACACACTAATATTCGAGAAATGAAAGGCACATTAGACATCATTTCCGAAACGGGTCACGGCACGCAAATGTTGATCAAACTGCCCATGTCGTTGGTGACGGTACACGTATTGCTGGTGCGTGTGGGACAAAATCGCTACGGTATTCCCACCAACCACTTAGAACAAGCCCTGGCCGCAGGAGTCAGCGAATTTCACCGCGTCGGCGATGAAGTCACCTTGAAAATGGGCAAACACATGTACTCGCTGAAATCATTGGCCGATTTACTGGGTGTGGCCGGTGATAAACCCAGTATTGAAGGCTATGAACACCGTCCTATCGTCCTTGTGCATGAGGAAACAGGCGTGACCGCGGTGATTGTAGATGAATTACTCGATACCCATGATTTGGTCATGAAAAACATGGGCAAATACGTGAAAAATATTCACGGGGTTGCGGGTGCGTCCATTCTCGGTGATGGTAGTCTTGTCCCCTTATTGGATTTACCGCAATTGCTGCGTTCGCCGATGCAAGCGGCAATGAACAGTTACATGGCTGAACAAGGGCTTGATCCGCACAATTTGGCCGCAACTCCGCAAGGTATTCCAAAAGTATTGATTGTGGATGACTCATTGAGCGTGCGTAAATCGTTATCGATTTTGGTGGAAGATGCGGGTTTTGAAGTGTTACTGGCAAAAGATGGCGTGGAAGCCATTGAAGTCATGAGCCAAAATAAACCCAATGTGATGCTAGTGGACATGGAAATGCCACGCATGAACGGGTTAGAACTCACGTCTCACGTGCGCGCCAATCCAACAACAAAGACCATGCCTATTTTCATGATCACCTCGCGTACCACAGAAAAACACCGCGAACAAGCCCGCAGCGCAGGCGTTTCTGCGTATTTAACTAAACCCTATCAAGACACAGAACTGCTTGATTTGATTGATAAAGGCTTGGCAGGAAAAATGTAA
- a CDS encoding methyl-accepting chemotaxis protein: MKLRQKMFLGSAFLAVIPVVITAYFTGGIAATLGQQALTESAQSHISAIRDTKKAQVEDYFSQAINQIQMYAGSETVIDAMSLFAKAYPRYLRDLAASPEEGPSPPKEVPIDDYREAVEEYYTTHFTEEYELANANPMPDLNPILSQLSDNATALQYNYIANNPNPIGTKEEYFAAPEQTAYTKLHRKYHPIFNAFQRRFDVQDLFLVDVTTGNVVYSVLKNIEFATSLTDGPFAKTGLGMAFEQASQFTSPDQYVLVDFTAYFPAYDAQAAFLAVPIFDRRDRKIGVLIFQLPIHRINDIMTYGRAWRPDESGRTGETYIVAADGTMRNDSRMMVEDKEGFLISIERTGLPTEVIANIETKDTTVGLMIVDNPGTRAAASGVTGFDLYEDYRGEFVLSAYAPIDVHGLQWFIFSDLQELESLERLQALNAEITRGSIPVAVIVLIFGGIVGLFFFGRIAKPISQLEQIVTRVAEGDFTARAEIQTGDELETLSNAFNGLLDDRLSALAKAEKENEMLNNSIIELLKASFQLSQRDLTVQVPVTEDVTGPLADAINQMATETSKVLLNVRRITDDVESASQQVKIQADNVSKVAEAERAVVDATMAELSAAAEAMNKIAEVAQSCNEIATQATRSTQTALATVTSTVDGMGEIRETIHETEKRIKRLGERSQEISSIVDIINNIAERTHVLALNASMQAAAAGEAGRGFSVVADEVQRLAESSRNATSQISALVKNIQLETNDTIATMDRTIQQVIEGSRLAERAGEQMKETQNTTANLVQVVEQIAMASRQQAQISNELRERAQTIQMSTQETGKQLEEQAVQTDRLVDYSKQLIDSIRVFKLPSL, encoded by the coding sequence ATGAAACTTCGTCAAAAAATGTTTCTTGGGTCGGCGTTTCTTGCGGTGATCCCAGTGGTGATTACCGCCTATTTTACGGGGGGAATTGCCGCCACCTTGGGTCAACAAGCCTTGACCGAATCGGCGCAAAGTCACATTAGTGCGATTCGAGACACCAAAAAAGCCCAAGTAGAAGATTATTTTTCGCAGGCAATCAACCAAATTCAGATGTACGCGGGATCAGAAACTGTGATCGACGCGATGAGTTTGTTTGCTAAAGCCTATCCACGTTATTTACGCGACTTAGCGGCCAGTCCTGAAGAGGGGCCTTCACCGCCCAAAGAAGTCCCCATTGACGACTACCGCGAAGCAGTAGAAGAATATTATACCACGCATTTTACAGAAGAATACGAATTAGCCAACGCCAATCCCATGCCTGACTTAAATCCCATTTTAAGTCAACTCTCGGATAACGCCACGGCTTTGCAGTACAATTATATTGCCAATAACCCCAATCCCATTGGGACGAAGGAAGAGTATTTTGCCGCACCCGAACAAACGGCTTATACCAAATTGCATCGAAAATACCACCCGATTTTCAACGCCTTCCAACGGCGATTCGATGTGCAGGACTTGTTTTTGGTGGACGTGACGACGGGAAATGTGGTTTATTCTGTATTAAAAAACATCGAATTTGCCACCTCTCTGACCGATGGCCCCTTTGCTAAAACGGGTTTGGGCATGGCTTTTGAGCAAGCCAGTCAATTTACCAGTCCTGACCAATATGTGTTGGTGGATTTTACGGCTTACTTTCCTGCTTACGATGCGCAAGCGGCTTTCCTTGCCGTACCGATTTTTGACCGTCGAGATCGTAAAATTGGCGTGTTGATTTTCCAATTGCCCATTCACCGTATCAACGACATCATGACCTACGGACGAGCGTGGCGACCCGATGAATCAGGGAGAACGGGCGAAACTTACATTGTGGCTGCCGACGGCACGATGCGCAATGACAGCCGTATGATGGTGGAAGACAAAGAAGGCTTTTTGATCTCCATTGAACGCACGGGTTTGCCCACAGAGGTTATTGCCAATATTGAAACCAAAGACACCACCGTAGGCCTCATGATTGTAGACAACCCCGGTACCCGTGCCGCTGCATCAGGAGTCACTGGATTTGACCTTTACGAAGATTACCGCGGTGAGTTTGTACTGTCGGCTTACGCCCCCATTGATGTGCATGGATTGCAATGGTTTATCTTCTCGGATTTGCAAGAATTAGAATCATTGGAACGCTTGCAAGCCTTAAACGCTGAAATTACCCGTGGTTCTATTCCTGTTGCGGTGATCGTATTGATTTTCGGGGGGATTGTGGGGTTATTCTTCTTTGGACGAATTGCCAAACCGATTTCACAGCTAGAACAGATCGTGACGCGAGTGGCAGAGGGTGACTTTACCGCACGTGCTGAAATTCAAACGGGCGATGAATTAGAAACGCTGTCCAATGCGTTCAACGGCTTGTTAGATGACCGCTTATCGGCTCTGGCTAAAGCGGAAAAAGAAAACGAAATGTTGAACAACTCAATCATTGAACTGCTCAAAGCCTCGTTCCAATTGTCACAAAGAGATTTGACCGTGCAAGTGCCTGTGACCGAAGACGTAACAGGCCCCTTAGCCGACGCGATCAACCAGATGGCGACCGAAACCAGTAAGGTATTGCTCAATGTGCGACGCATTACTGATGACGTAGAATCCGCCTCGCAACAGGTGAAAATTCAGGCGGATAACGTCTCCAAAGTGGCAGAAGCCGAGCGGGCAGTGGTAGATGCCACGATGGCCGAATTATCCGCCGCCGCCGAAGCCATGAATAAAATTGCCGAAGTCGCGCAATCGTGTAACGAAATCGCCACCCAAGCCACACGCTCCACCCAAACCGCGTTGGCAACGGTAACCAGTACGGTGGACGGGATGGGTGAAATTCGGGAAACCATTCACGAAACGGAAAAACGGATTAAACGCTTAGGCGAACGTTCGCAAGAAATTAGCTCTATCGTGGACATCATTAACAACATCGCAGAACGGACACACGTACTCGCCTTAAACGCCTCCATGCAAGCGGCAGCCGCAGGGGAAGCAGGGCGGGGGTTCTCGGTGGTTGCTGACGAAGTACAACGTTTGGCTGAAAGTTCCCGTAACGCGACATCACAGATTTCTGCCTTGGTGAAAAACATTCAGCTTGAAACCAACGACACGATTGCCACGATGGACAGAACCATTCAACAGGTGATTGAAGGGTCTCGCCTTGCCGAACGCGCAGGGGAACAGATGAAAGAGACGCAAAACACCACGGCTAACTTGGTACAAGTGGTAGAACAAATTGCGATGGCTTCACGGCAACAGGCACAAATCAGTAACGAGTTACGCGAACGCGCCCAAACCATTCAAATGAGTACCCAAGAGACGGGTAAGCAGTTAGAAGAACAGGCCGTGCAAACTGACCGCTTAGTGGATTATTCAAAACAACTCATTGATTCGATTCGCGTGTTCAAATTGCCGTCGTTGTAG
- a CDS encoding chemotaxis protein CheW yields the protein MNELPSAWLKPSEALNRPLNRQVDDRIHGLTHVQVNRRLGFHVGNIGLLIGERAISELREWVTLCPIPNTAHWLMGIINLRGNLIPVFDLNLLLGLERTAEKKKRMLLILGQGEEAGGIVIDDLPIHIALTALDRLETIPPLPAAIKPFATVAYEKNGEVWFNFEHKGFFESLATRVAV from the coding sequence ATGAACGAGTTGCCTTCTGCTTGGCTAAAACCCAGTGAAGCCCTCAACCGTCCGCTCAACCGTCAAGTGGATGATCGCATTCATGGTTTAACACACGTTCAGGTGAATCGACGTTTAGGCTTTCATGTGGGGAACATCGGCTTATTGATTGGGGAGCGGGCGATTAGCGAATTACGCGAATGGGTCACACTCTGCCCCATTCCTAACACCGCCCACTGGCTGATGGGCATTATTAACCTGCGCGGTAATTTAATCCCTGTGTTTGATTTAAATTTACTCTTGGGTTTGGAACGCACCGCGGAGAAGAAAAAACGCATGTTATTAATTTTAGGACAAGGGGAAGAGGCGGGTGGAATTGTGATTGATGATTTGCCGATTCACATTGCGCTGACCGCTTTGGATCGCTTAGAAACGATTCCGCCGTTGCCTGCGGCCATCAAGCCGTTTGCCACGGTGGCCTATGAAAAAAATGGGGAGGTGTGGTTTAATTTTGAACACAAAGGATTTTTTGAATCTTTAGCCACCCGTGTGGCAGTATAA